CGGGCGGACCCTGTTCGCCGGCCAGCTGGGTGACGAAGCTGCCGTCGGGCTCGAACAGCTGAACGCCCCAGCCGGAGTGCTGGTCTCGATTGTCCTGCCACACCTTGGTGAGCGCGTCGAGCATGGGCGACCAGATGCGGCGGTCGGCGGAGATGAGCTTGGGCTGCTTCTCCATCACCACGCCCGGAATCGGGGCCATGCGCGGTTCGAGGATGTTGAAGTCGCCGTCGCGCAGGTTGACCGCCACAATGGGTTTGCCCTGCGATGCCGAGAGCTGTTGCAGCAGAGCCGGTCCGTCGATGAGCGGGGCGACGGGTGCGATGGCCGCGCCGAGCGCGTTGGTGGAGGCGACCGGGTCGGTGATCTTGGCCGGGTCCAGTTTGATGACGTTGATGGTCTGCTCGGTCATCAGCGGCTGGCCGCCGATGTCGTTCACCTTCGGCGAGGGCTGGGCGAAGGTGCGCACCAGTTTGGCGCTGCGCTTGGCGTCCAGCTGCGGCATGACCAGGGCCGGGTCCCACGAGATGCGCCAGCCCACACTGAGTTTGCGCACGGTGCCGTTCAGGTCGTATTTCCAGTCCCGCTTGTCGCCGAAGTTCCAGGCGCCGGTCATGGAGAAGAGACCAGTCGTACCGTCCAGTCCGATGTACTGGGTCACGTGGTAGTCCGGCTTGCCCGGATCAAGGCCCTCGAAAACTTGCTTCAGCGTTGCCGAAGCCCCGGCCGGGTAGGAAGTCAGTCGCGACGCCCCGTCATAGTCCTTCTTGTCGATCAGCGTGGTGAACCGCTCGACCACCGCCTCCGCACCCGACGACCGATCTCGAACTCCACACGACCCCATCGCGATCGCGACGGCCGCCACACCCGCGAGTGCGATCGCACCCCGTACCCGGAAGCGGCGGGATCCCCACACATCCATATCGCCCACTCTTCACTCTGGCCACATCAGCAACAGGTCCCACGGTACCGCGCCCGCCCGGCGCGCGGCTCCACCTTTCCACCGGGCGTCCTTGTTCTGAGCACCACCATAGTGCCGAAATCGGTCGGCAGTGACCACTTACATGATCACCGGTCGGTTACGGCCCCTGGCGTATTCGAGACTCTGGAGACCGTTCGGTTCTCACTGACGACAGCGATTCCGCCCGACCGCGCCGCGGACGGTGAACCCCGTTCTCTCAGAGCGGAATCCACCCGGGCGAAAACGACGTAACGTTGTAATCAGCATTACAACTCCATGCCGTAAGTGAGAGTGACCAATATGAGACACGGACATCGCGGACCCGGTTTCGGGCGCGGCGGCGGCTGGCAGCAAGCCGACCTTCCCGACGCCTCGGACGCCGCCGATTGGTTCGCTGGAAGATTGCCAGCGGATTGGTTCACCGGTCCCGCAACCCTCGAGATCGATCGCGACGAGATCGTCGTGCTCGGCGAACTCCCCCTCCCCGCAGCCGAACCCGCCGAACCCGCCGACTCCGGCGGGACCGAGACCGCTTCCGACAAGACCGGGGACGCCGCCCCGGCCGAGGTGCCGCAGGCCACCCGCGAGGGCGCCATCGCCCGCTTCCGGGAGACCACCCGCCCCGCCCGCATGCGCATCGCCCAGGAGGCCCAGGCCCGCTACGGCCGCAATGTGGCCTGGGGCGTCACCGTCAACGGCGAGCGAATCATGTTCACCCACCTGGCCGTTCCGGTCATGACCCGGCTGCGGCAGCCCGAGCGCAAGGTGCTCGACACCCTCGTCGACTCGGGCGTGGCCCGCTCCCGCTCCGACGCGCTGGCCTGGACGGTGAAGCTGGCCGGCAAGCACGCCGAGGAATGGCTCGAGGAATTGCGCTCGGCCATGCGCAAAGTCGACGATCTGCGCTCGGAGGGACCGCGCGGCCTGTAGCCGCGGCCTTCCCATACAGTGGGCGCATGCCCGCAGCCGCCCCGATCCTGGTGCTCAACGGTCCGAACCTGAACATGCTCGGCACCCGTCAGCCCGAGGTCTACGGGTCGGCGACCCTCGACGATGTGGTGGAACTGTGCCGCAAGACCGCGGCCCGGTTCGACCGCGAGATCGTGGCCTTCCAGTCCAATCACGAAGGCGCGCTGATCGACCGGATCCACGCCGCGCGCGGCGTGGAATCCGGCATCGTCGTCAATCCCGGCGGTCTCACCCACACCTCGGTGGCACTGCGCGACGCCCTGGTGATCCCGGAGGTGCCGATCGTGGAGGTGCACCTCAGCAATGTGCACGCCCGCGAGGAGTTCCGGCACCATTCCTTCGTCTCCCCGATCGCCACCGCGGTGATCGCCGGACTGGGGATCCAGGGCTACGCCGCGGCGATCGAGTTCCTCAGCACCCGATAGACCGGCACCGCCGCGCCCGCCGCTTCCGAGGCGGTGATGGCCTTGCGCCACAGCGCCCGCGCCGCGTGCGCGAGCGAGGCGTCGACTCCGGCGTCCTCGCTGGCCTCGATGACGTGCTGGGCGCCGGCGTCCATCATGCGCAGATTGGCCAGGTCACCCCAGCCGCCGGCCTTTGCGGCGGCCGCGAAGTTCGCCACGAAATCCGCGTACGGGGCCTGGGCGCGCAGGGCGAAGGGCAGGAAGTGGTCGATCTCGTTGCCGGAGTTGGCGATCAGCGCGAACGCCTGGTCCAGCGCCAGCATCCACGGGTGGAAGATGGTGAGCAGGGCCTGGTAGTAGACCTGCGACAGGCCGTCGTCCGCGCCCAGGTACTCCTGCGGGCTGAGCGGGCGCAGCAGTTCGGCGTGGGCGTCGAACACCGCGCGGGGTCCGCTGTAGAAGATGTACGAGGCCGGGTGCTCGATATCGTCGGAGACCGTCATGCAGCCGCCCGAAAGGAATTGCGCGCCTTGGGATCGCACCCAGGCCGCGCCGGCGCGGGCCCGCTGCGGCGAATCCGAGGACAGGTTGACGACGACCTTGCCGGCCAGGCGGTCGGCGACGGGACCGAGCACCTCGTGCATGGCCGCGTAGTGCGTCAGGCTCAGCACGACGACCTGGTTGGCGTCGAGCGCCTCGGCCACGGTGCGCGCCCGCGTCGCCCCGAGTTCGGCCATCGCCGCGGCCTTGTCGGGGCTGCGGTTCCAGACCGTCACCGCGATCCCGGCCTTCAGCAACGCCTTCACCATTGCCCGGCCCATCGGGCCCAGGCCGATGACGGTCACGGAACGGTGCTGATCGGACATGATGTACCCCTTCGATTTCGAGTGCTGGTCAACGGCGCGCCGGAATCGAGAGTGGCGGGGATCGGTAGCCTCGGGAAGACCGCACGTGCGGGTGGGGTTGCTTACCTGAAGGTTCGACATCTGGTCAGGAGGGCGCGATGAGCACCGAGGGTGACGCGAGTAACACGGTGTGCGGCATGTCCGTGGCCATCGACGTGGTCGGCGGCAAATGGAAGCTGCACCTGATGTGGGTGCTGGCCGAGGGGCCGCAGCGCTTCGGGCAGATCCGCCGCCTGCTGACCGGCGTCAGCGAGAAGGTGCTGGCCGAGAACCTGCGCCAGCTGGAGGCCAGCGGCATCGTGCACCGCGAGATCTACGCGGAAATCCCGCCGCGCGTGGAGTATTCGCTCACCGAGCTGGGCTGGGAGTTGAGCGCGGCGCTGCGCCCGCTCGAGGAATGGGGCGACCGCAATCGCGACCGCGTGCCGGGCCGCCCCCTCACCGCCGCGCGCTGAGCGCGCTGGCCGATCCCGGCTCTAACCCCCGACGATGCTGGCCCCCACGCATTCCAGCAGCGCGGCGGCGTCGACCATGCTCGCGGCCGGGTCCGGCTCCAGCTCCGAGAGCGCGTAGGCGGCGGCGAATCCGGCCGCCTTCAATTGCTCGGCGGTCAGCTGCACGCGCCCCGCGACGACGATCACCGGCACCCCGGCCGCGCGCGCGGCGGCGCAGACCCCGATCGGGGCCTTGCCGGACAGGCTCTGCTGATCGAGCGAGCCCTCCCCGGTGACCACCAGGTCGGCGTCGGCCAGCTGCGCCGGAAAATCGATCAGCGTCAGCACCACGTCGATCCCGGAGCGCATGCGCGCGCCCAGCGCGGCCAGCGCCCCGAAGCCGGCGCCGCCCGCCGCGCCGGCGCCCGGTTTCTCGGCCCATTCGGGGCCGAGCACGGCGGCCCAATTCTTCAGCGCCGCTTCCAGATTCGCGATCTGATCGTCGTCGGCGCCCTTCTGCGCGGCGTAGACGGCGGCCGCGCCGTTGGGTCCGAGCAGCGGATTGTCCACGTCACCGGCCAGCGTCAGGGTGGCGTCGGCCAGCGCGGGATGCAGGCCGGAGCGGTCGATGCGCACCGCGCGGGCCAATGCCGCGCCGCCGCAAGGCAATTCATTGCCGTCGGCGTCGAGAACGCGCAACCCCAGCGCCTGCAGCATGCCGGCCCCGCCGTCGGTGGAGGCGCTGCCGCCGAGCCCGAGCACGATGTCGCGGGCGCCCCGGTCGAGCGCGTCGCCGATCACGTCGCCCACGCCGTAGGTGGTGGCGTGCAGCGGATCATGTTGTCCGGCGGGAAGTTTCGAGATTCCGCTGACGGCCGCGAGCTCGATCACCGCCGTCGCGCCGCGCACCGCGTACGAGGTCTGCACCGGCGCGAGGGTGGGCCCGTAGCTCTCGATCTCGACCTGTTCCCAGCCCGCCGCCACGAAGGCGTCGAGCGTGCCGTCCCCGCCGTCCGCGATCGGGGCCTGCCGCACCGCCGTCTCGGGCGCGAACCGGATGATCCCCCGTTCCAGCGCGGCCGCCGCCTCCGCCGCGGTGAGTGAGCCCTTGAATTTGTCCGGGGCGAGCAACACCCGGCGCGGCTGTGGGTTCTTCATACCTACAGTGTGCGCAATGGATGCCGGAGTATGCGTGACGAACCGAGCCCGGCACGTTCGACCTGGTGGCGACACGCCCGAAGCCACCCTTCCCGTATTCGGACAAATAGCCGCCGCGGGCGCACTAACGTCGCATCCATGTCGAGTGAGTCGATCGAGGTCCGCAAGAACGCCGCACTGGATCGGTTCGAGCTGTACGTCGACGGACAACTCGCCGGCGTCGCGGCCTATCAGGACACCGCCAACGAGCGCGCCTTCGTGCACACCGAGATCTATCCCCAGCACGAAGGGCTCGGCTACGGGCGCAAGCTCGTGCAGGGCGCGCTGGATCAGACCCGGGACGAGGGGTACGGCATCCTGCCGCTGTGCCCGATGGTGCACCACTTCGTCGAATCCCGGCCCGCCTATCTGGCTTTGGTGCCGCAGTGGTCGCGGGAGCGGCTGAACCTGCCGCAGAACTAGCGGCCGCGATCAGTAGGCCTTGACCGCGCCGTCCAGCGCGGTCTGCAATTCGTCGCGCACCACCCGCGTGATCTCCGCGGGCTTGGTGGGCAGCTCCGCCACGGGCACCCCGAAGTGGAAGCTGGCCGAGTGCGCCTCCTCCTTGGTGGGCTCGACGGCGGGATCCAGCCGTGGGCCGTAGCTCAATCCGAGGCACACCAGCACCGGTTCGGCGCCGAGCTTCTTGGCGCGGAAGGCGATGTGCCCGATCCCGGTTCCGACCTGCTGCACCCGGGTGGGGTCCACATCGTTGCAGGTGCCCTCGGGAAAGACCGCCACCCCGTCGCCGCGCGCCATGCGTTCGGCGCAGACGTCGATCATGCGCTGCCCGGCCGCGTTGACCGCGCGCAGCCCGTGGTCCTTGCCGCGGAAGACGGGGATGCCGCCCATCATGTCGATGCGCCCACGCAGCGTGTCCTCGACGAACAGCTCGTCCTTGGCCAGCACCCGGGTGTGCCCGATGACCGGGCGCAGCGCACTGCGCCAGGCCGCGGCGGCGACGGTGTAGGGATCGAGTTGCGAGAGGTGATTGACCGCGATGAGCAGCGGCCGCCGCTGGGAGATGAACTCCCGCAGCCGGTCCCGCGCGCCCGGAGCGTAGCTCACCCGGGGCCGATAGCGACGCCCCAACAGCCAGTAGGCCGCCCGCGCCTTCAACAGATTCTGCTGATGATCGCGATAGAAGTCGTAGACGGCATCGCTGTTCTCGAGGATCACCTCGGGACGTTCCATAAGGCCACCCTAGCTACCAACCGCAAGGTATGCGGGACAAGTTTTTCGGGCCTTGGAATCCCGCGGCACGGCACAAATGAGTAACCAGCAAATTATGCAACGCAATTAGCCTGTCTCAGTGCGATGATGGCGGGGTGGCACGCGCAGAGGAACACGGGGACCGTTCTCGACGCGAATCCCGGCATGAAGACCAGGTGGTTCGCCCTGGCACTTTGCTGGTGTCCGCAACCGATCTCGTCGAGCCCTCGTTCAGGCGCTCGGTGGTCTACATTCTCGAGCACAACGACGGCGGCACCTGGGGCGTGGTGCTCAACAAACCCAGCGACACTCCCCTGAACGATGTGCTGCCCGCGTGGTCCGAACTGGCCGCGGGACCGCGCGCCCTCTATATCGGCGGCCCGGTGAAACGCGATGCCGCACTGTGCCTGGCCACCATCAAGGTCGGCGCCTCCATTGCCGGACTCGCGGGCGTGCGCCGGGTCGACGGCCGGGTCGCCCTGATCGATCTGGACTCCGATCCGGACACCATCGAGCATCTGGTCGAGGGCGTGCGGGTCTTCGCGGGTTACGCCGGCTGGACCTTCGGCCAGCTGGAAGGCGAACTGGATCGCGGCGATTGGATCGTGCTGTCGGCCCTGCCCTCCGACCCGCTCGCGGGGCGCGGCGATCTGTGGGCGCAGGTGCTGCGCCGCCAGCCGCTGCCGCTGTCGCTGCTGGCGACCCACCCGATCGAACTCGAGCGAAACTGAACCGTCGGAACGTCTGTGTCGTGATCGATGCGGAGGTAAGCGATGCCGGAGGATCAGGCGGCTCTGCTCCGCGCGTTGTACGACGAGCACGGGGCGGCGCTGTGGCGCTACACCTACGGTCTGGTCGGTGATCCCGGGCGGGCCGAGGACATCGTGCAGGAGACCTTGCTGCGCGCCTGGCAACGACCCAATGTCCTGGATCAGTCGACCAGCTCGGCGCGGGCGTGGCTGTTCACCGTGGCCCGCAATCTGGCCGTGGACGAGCACCGCAGCGCGCGCAGCCGCCGCGAGTTCCGCACCGATCACCCGCCCGAGGTCCCCGAACCGGACAAGACGGATCGGGCGTTGGACGGGTGGCTGGTGGCGGACGCGCTGGCGCGGCTGAGCGTCGACCACCGCGAGGTGATCGTGCGTGCCTACTATCGGGGCCTGTCGACGCATCAGATCGCGACGGAGCTGGAGATCCCGGAGGGCACGGTCAAATCCCGGATGCACTACGGCATGCGGGCATTGCGTTTGGTGCTGCAGGAGATGGGGGTGACGAGATGACCGAGGGCCATGAGCTGTGCGTTGGCTACACCACCTGGGATGGCGCGTACGTGCTCGGCGCTCTCGCCCGCGACGACCGCCGCGAGTACGAGGAGCATCTGTCCGGCTGCGAGGCGTGCCGCACCGCGGTGGGGAAACTGGCCGGGCTGCCCGGACTGCTGGCGCTGGTGGATCCGGAGACGGCGTTCTCGGTTGCGGCACAGGAGGATCCGCCCGCGTCCGTACCGCCGCCGCCCGAACGGCTGCTGCCCACACTGGCGGGTCAGGCCGCCAAGCGGCGGCGCCGGGGGCGATGGTGGACGCTCGGCGGATCCGTGGCGGCGGCGGCCGCGGCGGTGATGATCGCGGTGCCGGTGACGGCGACCGTGGCCCGGGACGCGGGTCCGGCGATCGTGCAGCAGGTGGTGGCGCAGGGCCCGCTGAAACCACAGACCGACACCCCGATTCAGGCCACCTTCAAGGTGAGCACGATCAATGGGCAGACCCGCGTGGACATGTGGTGTCAGTACCCGCCGGCCGCCGAGGCCGACGACGCCTCGTACCTGTGGACGCTGTCGCTGTGGGTGACCCGGGACGACGGCGTGCAGTCGAAACTCGCGGAGTGGACGGTGAAACCGGGACAGACGCTGACTCCGGACGGCACCACCTCGGTGTCGCCGGAGCAGCTGAAGACGGTCGAGATCCGCAACATGTCCGGCAAGGTGCTGCTGGCGGCGGGTATCTGACCTACTTGGTCTTGCGGCGGAACGTGGTGGTGGACCAGAAGTAGCCGAACAGCCCGATCGCCACGCACCAGCCGACGGCCAGAATCCCGTTGTGCCCGATGGGATCTCCCATCAGCAGACCGCGCAGGGTTTCGGTGATGGGGGTGAAGGGCTGGTACTCGGCGAACTGCTTGACGCCCGCGGGCATGGTGCCGGTGGGCACCAGACCGCTGCCGAGGAACGGCAGGAACAGGATCGGCGTCGGCATGTTCGAGGCGCTCTCCGGCGTCTTGGCGACCAGGCCGAAGCCCACGCCCAGCCAGTTCAGCGCGAACACGGTCAGCGCGATGAGGCCGAAGGCGGCCACCCATTCCACCGGGTTGGCGTGCGGCCGGAAGCCGATGGCCAGCGCGGTCAGCGTCATGGCCACCACGCCCAGCATGCCCTGGACGAGGGTGCCCACCACCTGCCCGGTCAGCACCGAGGCGTGCGAGAAGCGCATGGTGCGAAAGCGATTGATGATGCCCTTGGTCATATCGGTGGCCATGCCGACCGCGACGCCGGCCACCATGTAGGCCGGGATGATCAGCATCATGCCGGGGGTCAGGTAGTCGATGTAGCGGCCGCCGGTGGCTGACTTCAGCGCGCCGCCGAACACGAAGTTGAACAACAGCAGCAGGAACACCGGCATGATGACCAGCGCGAACGTCATGCCCGGATAGCGCTTGGCGTGCACCAGGTTCCGGCGCAGCATGGTCTTGGAATCGGTGAAAGACATGGCGAGCGTGCGCCCACCCGTCGCCCCACCGCCACCCCTGAGGGAATCGCTACGCGATGCGAGATTCATTTGGCGGTCTCCTTCTCCGGAGCGTGGCCACCGGTGAGGGCCAGGAAGACATCGTCGAGATCGGGGGTGTGCACGGACAGTCCGGCGGGTTCCACCCCGGCCGCGTCCAGGCGATCGAGCACCTCGCGCAGCGAGCGGACACCGCCGTCGCTCGGGACGGCCAGCGTGAGATCACCGTTGACCTGCGAGGCGCTGCCGAAAATCAGGGCGGCGGAATCGAATTGGGCGCGTTCGTCGAAGTCCAGCCGGATGTAGCCGCCCGGCACCATCCGCTTGAGCTGATCGGCGGTGCCCTCGGCGACCAGCCGGCCCTGGTGCAGCACCGCGATCCGGTCGGCCAGTTGATCGGCCTCCTCGAGGTACTGGGTGGTCAGGAAGATGGTGACGCCGCGCGCGGTGAGCCGGCGAATGACGTCCCACATGGCCCGGCGGCTGCGCGGGTCCAGGCCGACGGTCGGCTCGTCGAGGAAGATCAGGCGCGGATCGCCGACCAGGGTCATGGCCAGGTCCAGGCGGCGGGTCATGCCGCCGGAGTAGCTGGAGGCGATCTTGTCGGCGGCCTCCTCCAGATCGAAGGTGGCCAGCAGCTCGGCGGCGAGCCGGCGGCTCTCGGCGCGGGGCAGATGGTGCAGATCGCCCATGAGCAGCAGGTTCTCGCGGCCGGTGAGCAGTTCGTCGACGGCCGAGAACTGACCGGTGACGCCGATCAGCCCGCGCACGTCGTCGGGCCGGGCGCCGGGATCGAAACCGCCGACGGAGATCTCGCCGCCGTCGGCGCGCTGCAGCGTGGACAGGATCTCGACCGTGGTGGTCTTGCCCGCGCCATTGGGGCCCAGCAGCGCGAAGACGCTGCCGGCCGGGACGGTGAAGTCGATGCGGTCGAGCACGATGTGCTCGCCGAAGGATTTGCACAGTCCGGCGACGGTGATCGCCGCCGATCCGGGGTGATTCATGGTTCCCCTCTCATTCATTGATACGCATGAACGCATGCGTCAGCCGGCCCGCGGCCGCCGAGGCGTGCGGCCGAAGTGTCGTGGTCCAGCTATTCGGTTGTGCTACGCGGCTTTTCGGTCAGCGAGCGGTACTCAGATGTCGAGGTCCTCGACATGCGGGTTCTCGGCGTCGAGGACACGGGCGTAGAGGCGATCCGGGATCTTGCCCTTCAACTCGTCGAGCGAGTCGAAGACCTCGAGATCGAAATCGCCCCAATCCTGTTCCCCCAGGCCGAGAAAGCGGCGCCACTGGCGCCAGTTGGTGTCGGTCGGGAACTCCGACCAGTTGGAGAAATGGCTGTGCACCGCGTACGCGCCTTTGCGTGTGCGGTACACCCGGATGTCCTCGATGCGCTCGTTGGCCATCTGGTGCCAGTGGGTGAGCAGGTGGCCGGAGAACCGGACCTGCCGGACGCCGTCCTTGCCCACCTTCAGGACCACCTCGTCGTAGCCCTGCTGCTTGCCCTCCTCGAGCTCGATGAAGCGCCGCAGTGCCGTGACGATCGCGCCCGACAGATTGCCCCCCACCAGTTCTTGCGCGCGCGCGAACAGTTTCAGGTCGTCATCGGATACGTAGATCGTCTTGTTCGGCATGAGCCAACTATACGTAGACGTATACATACATGGCAAGCATGATCGAGGAAAGCAAGATTGAACCGGTCGCGACTCGCATTCGTATCTCGATTGAGGGTATCCGGGCAGCGGTGGAGTCCACCGAAAGGAAGCGCCCATGCACAGTGGTACACGGGTCGTCGATCACCTCGTCGAGGCGGTTGCGGCGCTGGGCGTCGGGCACATCTTCGGTGTCGACGGGGCGAATATCGAAGACCTGTACGACGCGGCCTTCGACCACCGGCAGCTGGTCACGGCCGTGGTCGCCAAGCACGAGTTCGCCGCCGCGACCATGGCGGACGGGTACGCCCGCTCCACCGCGGGGCTCGGCGTCGTGTGCGCCACCTCGGGCGGCGGCGCGGTGAATCTGGTCGCCGGGCTGGCCGAGTCCTATGCCTCCCGGGTCCCCGTGCTGGCGCTGGTGGGCCAGCCCCCCACGGTCCTGGAGGGCAAGGGCGCCTTTCAGGATTCGAGCGGTCGGGCCGGCGCCTTCGACGCGGTCGCGCTGTTCACGCCGATCTCGCACTACTGTGCGCGTGTCGAGGCCCCCGCCGACCTGCCCGCGCACCTGGCCCACGCGGTCACCGCGGCTCGGCGCGGCGGACCCGCGGTATTGTTGCTGCCCAAGGACATTCAGCAGGCCGACCTGCTCGCTCCCGCGTTCAGCCCGCCCTCGCGGGCCTATCGCCGGGAGATCGAGCAGCTGTGGCGGGTACTGGACATCGTGCGCGGGGCCCGCGCCACCGGCAAGGTCGTGATCATCGCCGGCGATCAGGTGGCCCGTGACGACGCCCGCGCCGCGCTGGCGCGCTTCACCGCCGCCCTGGACGCCGCGATCGGGGTGGCGCCGGACGCCAAAGACGTCTACCACCACGCGGATCCGGGTTTCTGCGGCGTCGCGGGCAGCATGGGCAATCCGGAACTGCTGGACGCGCTGCGCGGCGCGGCACTGTGCCTGTTGATCGGCACCCGCATGCCGGTCACCGCCCGGGCCGGGCTGGAGGACGCGCTGGCGGCGGTGCCGCTGGTGAGCATCGGTGCGCTGCCGCCGTTCCCGCCCACCCCGCGCACCCCCGCTCCCGTGCACGCGCACAGCAACGACCTTTCGCGGACACTCGCGGAACTGGCCGGCGAATTGCGTTCGGACTCCGGAACTTCCGGCGGCCGGGTGGTGCCGCTGCGTCCGCGACCGCACCGGGAGCCGACGCTGACCCCACTGCCGGTGCCGCCCGCACAGGGTCCGGGACTGCGCTATCGGGAGGTGGTCGAGACCATCAATGCCGTGCTGCCCGAGGGCGCGGACGTCTTCGCCGACGCCGGCAATACCGGTGCGGCCGTGGTGCATCACCTGCGGCTGCCCCGCGACGGCCGGTTCACCGTCGCGCTCGGCATGGGCGGGATGGGTTACGCGTTCGGGGCCGGCATCGGGTCGGCGTTCGCCCGGCGCCGCCGCCCCGACGGCGGCCCGCGCCGCACCTATGTGATCGCCGGTGACGGCGCTTTCTTCATGCACGGCATGGAGATTCACACCGCGATCGAGCATCGGCTGCCGATCACCTTCGTCGTCTTCAACAACAACGCGCACGCCATGTGCATCACTCGTGAGCAGCTGTATTACGGAGATCGCTACAGCTTCAACCGATTTCGTCCCGCGTATCCGGGCGCGGGGATGGCCGCCATGTTCCCGGACCTGTGCGCTCACGCACCGCAGTCCCGGACCGAGCTCGACGCGGCGCTGCGGCACTGCGCCGACCGGCCGGGGCCCTCGTTCGTCTCGATCGACTGCGATCCGGACGAAATCCCGCCGTTCACACCGTTCCTGACGTCCCCAGGAGGCACCCCGTGACCACCAGCGCCCTGCCCGCCCTCAGCGACATCCCGGAAGCCGCCGTGCCCGGTGTGCTGCGGATCGAGAACTCCGATCGCGACGCCACCACCCCGATCATCCTGGACATGCTCCGATCGGTGTATCCGCACGATCAGATCTTCGGCGACTTCTGCCCGGTCCAGGGCTATATCGACGCGCCGCCACGGGATCTGTACGACTACCTCGCCGACACCCGCTGCCTAGAGGAATGGACCTACAGCCTGCGCGGCTTCACCGAGACCGACGAGCCGGGCCTGTGGGTGTCCTACGACCGGCTGGGCGACAGCACCAAGATCTACACCCGCACGGTCGCCAATCCCGACGCCATGACGGTGGACTACCACTGCGCCTGGGATCAGAGCGATCACCTGTGGATGGTCTACCTGATGCGGGTGGTCGACGCCCAGGTGGTGTTCGACAAGCCGGGATCGGTGGTGCTGTGGACGAATTGCCACCACCCCTTCTACGACAAGAACCCCTACAAGGACACCGCGCCCGACGGGCGCAAGGTCTGGGTGGGTGACTTCTGGGAGATGTTCTCCGCCGGGCACCAATTGGAGCTCGACAACCTCAAGGCCATCGCCGAATACCGCGCGTCCCACGGCCTGCCGATCAAGCCCGCCTGGATGGAATGAGTTGCCGCACATGGATTTCACCGACCCCACCCTCGGGACGCCGCCTGTCAGCCTGGTCGACGTCGCCAGCTATCTGCCCGGCGAGCCGGTCGGAACCGAGTACTTCACCCAGTTCTCGCGTTCGGATCGGATGGCCAAGAACGTCATGTTCCGCGCGCCCAAGGGCCGCCATCACGTGGCGCGCGACGAGACCGCCGTGGACATGATCGAGCGGGCCACCGCACCGCTGATCGATCGCCATGGGACACAGGAGATCTCGAATATCGACGTGCTGCTCACCCACACCCAGCTG
This sequence is a window from Nocardia yunnanensis. Protein-coding genes within it:
- a CDS encoding zf-HC2 domain-containing protein — protein: MTEGHELCVGYTTWDGAYVLGALARDDRREYEEHLSGCEACRTAVGKLAGLPGLLALVDPETAFSVAAQEDPPASVPPPPERLLPTLAGQAAKRRRRGRWWTLGGSVAAAAAAVMIAVPVTATVARDAGPAIVQQVVAQGPLKPQTDTPIQATFKVSTINGQTRVDMWCQYPPAAEADDASYLWTLSLWVTRDDGVQSKLAEWTVKPGQTLTPDGTTSVSPEQLKTVEIRNMSGKVLLAAGI
- a CDS encoding ABC transporter permease yields the protein MSFTDSKTMLRRNLVHAKRYPGMTFALVIMPVFLLLLFNFVFGGALKSATGGRYIDYLTPGMMLIIPAYMVAGVAVGMATDMTKGIINRFRTMRFSHASVLTGQVVGTLVQGMLGVVAMTLTALAIGFRPHANPVEWVAAFGLIALTVFALNWLGVGFGLVAKTPESASNMPTPILFLPFLGSGLVPTGTMPAGVKQFAEYQPFTPITETLRGLLMGDPIGHNGILAVGWCVAIGLFGYFWSTTTFRRKTK
- a CDS encoding ABC transporter ATP-binding protein gives rise to the protein MNHPGSAAITVAGLCKSFGEHIVLDRIDFTVPAGSVFALLGPNGAGKTTTVEILSTLQRADGGEISVGGFDPGARPDDVRGLIGVTGQFSAVDELLTGRENLLLMGDLHHLPRAESRRLAAELLATFDLEEAADKIASSYSGGMTRRLDLAMTLVGDPRLIFLDEPTVGLDPRSRRAMWDVIRRLTARGVTIFLTTQYLEEADQLADRIAVLHQGRLVAEGTADQLKRMVPGGYIRLDFDERAQFDSAALIFGSASQVNGDLTLAVPSDGGVRSLREVLDRLDAAGVEPAGLSVHTPDLDDVFLALTGGHAPEKETAK
- a CDS encoding EXLDI protein; the encoded protein is MPNKTIYVSDDDLKLFARAQELVGGNLSGAIVTALRRFIELEEGKQQGYDEVVLKVGKDGVRQVRFSGHLLTHWHQMANERIEDIRVYRTRKGAYAVHSHFSNWSEFPTDTNWRQWRRFLGLGEQDWGDFDLEVFDSLDELKGKIPDRLYARVLDAENPHVEDLDI
- a CDS encoding thiamine pyrophosphate-binding protein — protein: MHSGTRVVDHLVEAVAALGVGHIFGVDGANIEDLYDAAFDHRQLVTAVVAKHEFAAATMADGYARSTAGLGVVCATSGGGAVNLVAGLAESYASRVPVLALVGQPPTVLEGKGAFQDSSGRAGAFDAVALFTPISHYCARVEAPADLPAHLAHAVTAARRGGPAVLLLPKDIQQADLLAPAFSPPSRAYRREIEQLWRVLDIVRGARATGKVVIIAGDQVARDDARAALARFTAALDAAIGVAPDAKDVYHHADPGFCGVAGSMGNPELLDALRGAALCLLIGTRMPVTARAGLEDALAAVPLVSIGALPPFPPTPRTPAPVHAHSNDLSRTLAELAGELRSDSGTSGGRVVPLRPRPHREPTLTPLPVPPAQGPGLRYREVVETINAVLPEGADVFADAGNTGAAVVHHLRLPRDGRFTVALGMGGMGYAFGAGIGSAFARRRRPDGGPRRTYVIAGDGAFFMHGMEIHTAIEHRLPITFVVFNNNAHAMCITREQLYYGDRYSFNRFRPAYPGAGMAAMFPDLCAHAPQSRTELDAALRHCADRPGPSFVSIDCDPDEIPPFTPFLTSPGGTP
- a CDS encoding SRPBCC family protein → MTTSALPALSDIPEAAVPGVLRIENSDRDATTPIILDMLRSVYPHDQIFGDFCPVQGYIDAPPRDLYDYLADTRCLEEWTYSLRGFTETDEPGLWVSYDRLGDSTKIYTRTVANPDAMTVDYHCAWDQSDHLWMVYLMRVVDAQVVFDKPGSVVLWTNCHHPFYDKNPYKDTAPDGRKVWVGDFWEMFSAGHQLELDNLKAIAEYRASHGLPIKPAWME